One region of Eupeodes corollae chromosome 1, idEupCoro1.1, whole genome shotgun sequence genomic DNA includes:
- the LOC129943069 gene encoding uncharacterized protein LOC129943069, translated as MKLFRFIAINFICCLIVCASIDFNQFKLKPTNLSEASISLINHSAKILCNFNASAIYVYFENYTSTGYPASILRKFSDCGCSYIVLRNKYKTQPLKAIDDGIVMYLVLMIKNASQQIDLSIVKKKSATKHRSYFIVIVENSIDLNRKWLYQSFKKFWDIWILNAVIFFWRNNTINMYTFSPFTSKFLWKINSNAAGKNDLFFRKTPDMNGRKLRICLFPDETRAIFEPEGKVLGADGFMSSFVAGSLNATRVIKMPQNFKWSNVYASEGNNSADFCLSEMQTAKSDMALNTRFLSLDNFKRTVEHTVVYGRDDLCVLVPKAQPASLFWNLFRPFQIPVWAVIFLMFFLTYGFCRVLLPQTSHVCLKLYSTMLTQPLNEHNLTVSMRVFLVFWFSYCLLITASYKCNLMSNLVFRIALPEIDNLRELANSPYELLIHARHHKFIDKYVDSSLSFVKKLKKRIIPVSDDFLIRKLNANDLDYAYLEKFHVINFRVNSRKHYNRGRPLFHIMEVCPIPFQTVYIVPYGSPYLGILDILVRRAQEHGFVDHWAKLMDTQFKNTGKSIVRNNQNEEDLVVLRFNHLQAAFYMLSLGLILATIVLFVEIYQAYGIGLFIYQRSKWNEKHLRMSGHCSTKMEHAKGTCKHKNKKTTSTKIQIKNTNSS; from the exons ATGAAACTTTTTCGATTTATCGCTATAAATttcatttgttgtttaattGTTTGTGCATCAATTGACTTCAATCAATTCAAGCTAAAACCAACAAATTTGAGTGAAGCATCAATTTCACTCATAAATCATTCGGCAAAAATATTGTGCAATTTCAATGCATCCGCAATTTATGtgtattttgaaaactataCCTCAACTGGATATCCTGCATCGATTCTGAGGAAATTCAGTGATTGTGGATGTTCATATATAGttctaag aaataaatacaaaactcaGCCCCTGAAAGCCATCGATGACGGAATCGTAATGTACCTTGTGCTAATGATCAAAAACGCCTCCCAACAAATCGACTTgagtattgttaaaaaaaaatctgccaCCAAACACCGTTCCTACTTCATTGTTATCGTCGAAAACAGCATCGATCTTAATCGAAAATGGTTATACCAGTCATTTAAGAAATTCTGGGACATTTGGATTTTGAATGCTGTGATATTCTTTTGGCGCAACAATACCATTAATATGTACACTTTCTCACCATTTACGAGTAAATTTCTTTGGAAAATCAACTCGAATGCAGctggtaaaaatgatttgttCTTCCGCAAAACACCCGATATGAATGGTCGAAAATTGAGAATATGTCTTTTTCCGGACGAGACTCGAGCCATCTTCGAACCAGAGGGCAAAGTTTTAGGAGCCGATGGTTTTATGTCAAGCTTTGTGGCTGGTAGTTTGAATGCCACACGAGTGATTAAGATGCCTCAAAATTTCAAATGGTCTAACGTTTATGCTAGTGAGGGAAATAACAGTGCTGACTTTTGCCTTAGTGAAATGCAAACGGCCAAAAGTGATATGGCTTTAAATACTAGATTTCTTTCGCTGGACAATTTTAAGAGGACAGTCGAGCACACAGTGGTTTATGGACGGGACGATTTATGTGTTCTTGTACCAAAGGCCCAACCAGCCTCGTTGTTCTGGAATCTTTTTCGACCATTTCAGATACCAGTTTGGGCAGTGATATTCTTGATGTTCTTTCTAACCTATGGATTTTGTAGGGTTCTCCTGCCACAGACTAGCCATGTGTGCTTGAAGCTGTACTCCACCATGCTAACTCAACCACTCAACGAACACAATTTAACCGTTTCAATGAGAGTCTTTCTGGTGTTTTGGTTTAGCTATTGCCTACTCATCACAGCTTCATATAAATGCAATCTCATGAGCAACTTGGTATTCCGAATAGCTCTGCCCGAGATTGATAATTTGCGAGAACTGGCGAATTCTCCCTACGAACTGCTGATACACGCTAGGCATCATAAGTTCATCGATAAGTACGTTGACTCGTCGCTTTCAtttgtgaaaaaacttaaaaaacgcATCATTCCAGTTTCCGATGATTTCCTCATTAGAAAGCTTAATGCCAATGATCTGGATTACGCCTACTTGGAGAAATTTCACGTTATTAACTTTCGCGTCAATTCAAGGAAACACTACAACCGCGGGAGGCCATTGTTTCACATCATGGAAGTCTGTCCGATACCTTTTCAGACCGTCTACATTGTGCCCTACGGATCACCCTATCTTGGAATCTTGGACATTTTAGTGAGACGAGCTCAGGAACATGGATTCGTAGATCATTGGGCAAAACTAATGGACACACAATTCAAGAACACTGGGAAGAGTATTGTGCGAAATAACCAAAACGAAGAGGATCTTGTGGTCTTGAGATTCAATCATCTTCAGGCAGCTTTTTATATGTTAAGCTTAGGTCTAATTCTTGCGACTATTGTACTTTTTGTGGAAATTTATCAAGCCTATGGAATTGGATTGTTTATATACCAACGCAGTAAATGGAACGAGAAGCATTTAAGAATGTCAGGACATTGCAGTACAAAAATGGAACATGCAAAGGGCACAtgtaaacacaaaaacaaaaaaacaacatcaactaaaatacaaattaaaaatacaaatagttCATGA